The nucleotide window TTGGATGACCAGAGAGGGGGTAACCAGTACTCAAATACTGCATTATCTAAAGCATCTATGTAATGTTCCTGCAGTAGACTGGTAACTTACAATGTCCGGTCGCGGAAGCCGGACATCTTGGACATTTCCCCAGCGGCTTGCATCGGTCTTGTCAATTATGGAGCCCCTGTCCTCCGCTGACGGCCATCACCCGTGCCTTCTTTTCCCTCGGCTAAGTAGTGAAGAACTGAAGGAACTGTCCTAAATGACACCATCTCTATCCCGTATTTGCAAGGCTGGGCATTTTCTTGACTGATCACGCAATTTGGCGAGAAATTTTCTGATCAAAATTTCAACGGGGAACTACGTTGCCGCCTCTTGTCTGTTCGACAGCCAAACCGATATCTACCAACAATCACGACGACCTCGACGACGGACGACACTCAAACATACAAGCCGCGGACGACATCTGTTTgccctcaacaacatcaaaatCGATGATGACCACTGAGCAAATTTCGAAATTCACGCAAACGACAGACAATCATAACGAAGACAGGCACCATCTGGATGGGTGGGACATGCTCCAACAATGGCTTCGAATGGGTGATTCACGTTTGGATGTGGAGGTATCTTGGGAGTTGCTTGGATCTATCGCACTGGACATATAAGCACAACATCTCGCCACGTTATCGACCATTTTCTTtctatcatcatcagcacctGGGAAGGGACAGGAGAAACTCGTTCAGCTATCGTCACCGACCCTGACTTCATCTCACGACTCACGCCTACGAAACGCCATGACAGGAATGTACGACAACCCACCCCAGCCCCCAGGGCTCCGAAACCATACCCCAGAAAGCGTTACTGCCGCCTTCGAAGCATGGGCCGACAAACACCGTGCTGCGCTAGATGCGATCGTAGCCGATGTCAACCTGAGTGACCCGCAGACTGTCACATTTGAGAACGTCATGCGCCCCCAACTCGAGTTTGAGAATCAAAAGTTCTCGCACAACTTGCGCTTTTACCAGCACGTTTCTGAGAACAGCGATTTGCGGGAGACCACTCGCAAAATGGCAAAATGGTACGATAACATCTGGACGGACATGAACATGCGCGGGGACGTCTTCCGTGCGAGAGAAGTCCTGTATCACAAATCTGGTCTCGCGGCAAGTAGGAAACAGAATTCCGCTCGGTACATAACCGAGGACATTGCAAAGAATGCAGGTTTTGAGGATGCTGAGAGTGCTATCGCTCTGGAGGAAGAGTGGAAAGAGGCAATCAGGTTAGGATTGGGTTTACCGTCCAAACCCCAGCGTGATCGCTTCAATCAAATTCAAAAGCGCGTGGAGGCAATCAAGAGCGAGTTCAAGAACCACCACGCTTCTGATAAAGGCTGCAACTGGTTTACCCCTGCAGAGTTGGATGGCATGGACAACGATATTATTGACCAGTTGGCGAAGGGAACGGGCGAGAATGAAGGCAGACTTAAGGTCACCTTCGACCCCAGTCATTACGACATCTTTCTCAGAGACGTCAAGAACTCGGAGGCTCGAAAGCGCATGTGGACTGCCATGGAGAACAAAGTACGCTGTACATGGTAAGTGGTTACTGATGCTTACAAAAGCCTACTGACAATGCCCCGTTAGTGCCCAGAAAACGTCCCGCTCTTTAAAGAAGCCATGCTTCTCCGAGACGAGGCTGCTCGCCTCTTGGGTTACCCAGATCATGCCACATTGAGGATTGAAAGCCGAATGGCGAAGACACCTAGGGCTGTCAACAACTTGCTGAATGACTTACGAACCCGCCTTGCACCCCTTGCCACCAAAGAGCTCAACCAACTACTACAAactaagaagaaggactgCGAGACTCGAAACTTGCCGTTTGATGGCAGTTTCTATCACTGGGACTGGGCTTTCTACGCCTCCCAAATTTCCAAGCAAGAACATGACCTTGACAACAAGAAGGTTGCCGAATACTTCCCGATCGATTCCGCAATCACAGGCATGCTCCGCCTCTTTGGGGTGCTCTTTGGCATCGTTTTCGTTAGGTTGACCGCAGAGGATCTTGAGCGTATCTCCCCTACTGGCGTCGCCGATGATGTCATGTATCACAGGGACACTATCATGTTTAGTGTGTGGAATGACGAATCCGAGGGTAATGACTTTCTGGGATACCTTTACATCGACGCCCATCCACGCGAGGGCAAATACAGACACGTAGCAAATTTCCCCCTGGAACTTGGGCACCAGAGAACGGACGGTACGAGGTTTTACCCATCCACGGCTATTGTTTGCAACTTCCCTGCGCCAACCAAGGACAAACCGTCACTCCTTGACCACGAACATATTGTTGACCTATTTCATGAATTGGGACATGGGATTCACTCTCTGGTTTCACGCACTCGCTTCTCTCGTCATCACGGGACAGCAGGCAAGCGAGACTTTGTCGAAGCCCCTAGCCAGATGCTTGAACATTGGACATGGAGAGCCGAGTATATCAAACGCATCAGCAAACATTATTTAACAGGCGAGCAGATGTCTGACGACATGGCCGAGCGGATTGCGGCAAGCAGACATTTCCTTCAGGCGTTGAGGAACTTGTGGCAGTTATCATCCGCGATTTTTGACATGGAGGTTCATTCGCCCAAATCACGCGCTGCCCTTGAAAACATGGACTTTACCAAGCGATACAACGAATTGAGAAACGAACTAACAGGAATGAAGGGACCCGAAGCTATTGGTGAACCGATGTAAGCTCTAATGCTGTCAACCTCATTACTTCCTTCGTATCTTGGTAGGTATCTGACAGTTCATGGTAGGACGCATGGGCATGGCAATCTTCAGCATCTGTTTTATGCTTACGATGCCGGATTATACAGTTACCATTGGTCTAACACCTACTCCTACGACATGTTTTACTTCGCCTTTGCTAAAGATCCGATGGATAAATCTCAAGGTCACCGATTCAGACACACGGTTCTCGAAAAGGGCGCGTCGCAAGACGAGATGCTCATACTTGAGCAGTTCCTGGGTCGCAAACCAACCACCGATGCGTTTTGCATGGAGCTGGGGCTGGTTGAACCTATGGAAGAACCGTTGTTGAAGGGAAGTTCCTTCGCTGGACGAGACCCCGTCATTGAGGGCGCCTCGAGTGAGGAGGATCCTGCCATTGAGCATCACCCTTTCTGAGGGAAGTCCCTCTTGCTGGGGCAGATTCCATTGCCGATGGAGGGTCATCTGTTGAGTGCGGTCGAGTTATCTAGGGCGACCCATCTGCTGAAGGCGGTCCAGTTGTTGAGACCACGTCACCGAGAGAGAGGATCTGCCACAAAATGAAGCATATTGCAGCACACTTCAGGAGGAACAGGAATTGATGAGAGCATCACAAGAACTACCGCCGCGTTGCTACAACGGTTTCTGTTCTATCAGGTTCGCTAACATATTGTGCTACCACATAGAACAGAAGAAGGAAATCAATTTCGAGGAGGTTATCTAGTTGGCTCAACTCTTCCCAATTCGACATGTGCATTTTTCccttccatcaccatcctcattCATTTTTTTGCCgagttattttattatcctgCGTGTTGGGACATCTGAAGGAATGACTATCCGGTCCAGGCCTTTTTCCCGGCGGTGAGTCAGTCAGGTCCTCTCCATTCCCTATCATCCAAGAGAGCAGgctcaacatcaacatccagACTTTTCTGACAATATGATTCTTCGTGTCGACCCCATACACCTTATTAACCTTTCAACTTTGGTTCCCAAGCTCATCGACACTCACAACAGACTGGACAGATTTAGGCTAGGCAAGGCGACCCCAGATATGCACGGCCGATGATCGGAACCAAGCGCCCGCACGAGTGTCCACCTCCCAGGGTCCTGGCATGGCACCCTCCCCTGGACGGCGAAGGTACTTGAAAGGTACTTCGTCGGACCATCCATGTTCGTAGATTCGGCCatgcggcgacggcgacgacgtcCTATCTCGTTTCATCGATTCTTCTACCAAGATCATCAGGTCCGAGAGACCCCAGAATGCTCTTGGCAATTGGAGTAACCTCGGGATCCGGTTACATAGCTAGAGCTTTGAGGCACCATCATTGGTCAGGCTCTATGGGCGAGCCTCGCTGTGCATATCACCGAGGGTGTCCCGTGATAGTCCGTACTCCGTGGCGCCCAtcgagcggcggcggcgcaacACCACGTTACTAGTGCAAACGTTAACATTtggttcttcttttcccccgGGTGCTTACTACTCCGCCCGTTGATCCTCATGTCCGTATACTAAACTTTCCTTGCGACTGATAAGCACTATCGAGAAAGCGTAAGATGTGAGACGTGAAATGAGCAATGTTTGAGGCTCCTAGACAAAGAGGCTAGCAAAACACACTAACGTGCGCTGGCTAAGCTCGGTCCGACTTGTACCATCCCGGGCAGAAGATAAGGTAGGGTAAAGGGGAATTCCCCGGCCACTTGGCCATAGGCTAGCTAGGCTGCGGCTGTGACAGCTACATGTAACGACGCCAACAGCACCCCAACGGTTCTCGGAAGTTGGCGGTCGGaaatgggatggatggtcaGTCGATCGAAATCGAAAGTGCGTACATTTCGATAGCCGCCGTTTCGGCATTTTGTAGGCGATGCTGACATGATGCTGAGCACCTGAAGCgttgtacctacctctacgtagcTTAACCTGTTTGGTGACCGTGGTGTGAACGACCGGCCAAGTCCTCGCTCGTCGCCGTCCACCGGAACGACTTCGTCTTGGCAACGATGACCTCGGATTTCGACCGTCCGTCCTCAACCTCACTGCCGTCGGTCAATCCGTTATCCTCCGGCTGAATTTCCACGGCCGTCTGTTGTTCCCACATTTCCCGAAACGACGGGATGTGAGATGGATGTGCAGATGGCAAGGAACAGACCGCGCATCGTCAATGTCACtttgaagatggaagaaacCGGAAGGACAGCGGTACCATTGACTGACGCCAAGTCCCCGAACTAGACTACAGGGTTGTCGGTGTCTGTTGTTTACTTCAAtccttcctcccccttttgCCTGCATTGTCGTTCGGCACCATGAGTCGGCACCATTAGTCGGCACCAGTTGGAAGCACTAACCGACAACCGTTCTACGTGTACTCACCACCCGCCCTTTGCAATCTCCGAATCTCGTTGATCAGAACCCATTTTCCACACCAACCCTGAAACTCCAAACCCCAAGTTCTCCAATCTTCCCCAAATTCCCAGGGTTCGCTCCTCCCcaaccccctccccaactGCTCCAACTTGCTCGTTCCGCCTGTGCCGTCTAACCCTCGTCGTCAACCGACTCCCACCCATCCGCGCGTTTTAACCTTAAGAGCCAATCACACCCTGTTCATCAAATCTGACGCGGCTAGCGGATTTTAGCTTTAACTTTATCCCCACCGCACTCAATTCCATCGGCACATGTTTTGGTTTGGAcctcaaccctaacccccgGCCTTTTCACTTAGTATCTACGAGTGGTATGCCGGCCGGCCGGGCGTCGTCGTTGACAGTCCGCTGcgctgcactgcactgcgtGCGGCATTTTCCAACCCTTCAGGTCGCTGGTGGTGTCAGTCGATGATTACCTGGCAATCTGCAACTTTTGGTACTAGCCTGAttatgtagtgtagtcaTGCTCGGTGAAGAATGCGGCTAAAGTAAGGCCATGTTCATGCACTCGCGTCTGTTTTGGTAAAAGACTCATGAACCAGCCGAGAGCATTTTTGTCTTCTTACAATGCAATGCCCGGTATATTCCCTTCCCTCGGTCTCGGTTGTCATactgtacctaccttggATGATACGTATAGCAAGGCATAACATGACATACATTTATCGAACCAAATCTCACACATAATCAGGATATGCCATACAAACCTACTTCCTTGTTACCTTATCAATAAACATATAGCGACATACATTCAAGCATGGAGTATGTGCGTGCTACCTTTACTGTCTTGCTAGTGTTGTTCTAACTGTCTTCACGAAACGTTCGGAACTTTTGATTATGTACCTATCCCATCCGCACTTCCcgtgaaaaaagaaaaacagaaaaaaaaccgGCTTACCTAAACTGGCTGTAAGCCCCCAAGTACCCCAGTTCCCAGACACGACGGCGCAGGTGACGCAGATCAATCATcatatgtagtgtacactaaaaCAAGTCGCGCACGACTGGAttaagaaaagaagaagtgcCAAGTTCAACGACAAGTTTcatgtacatacactactacaCCTCTGTACAGACCTTTGCCGCGTTTACCTCCCTTCGGATTTCATCCCGTCTTTTGTCGGTCTTGTTCCCTTGGCCGTCTTGTCCCGCTGTTAGGCGACGGTATCCCGTGATTGACGTCCCCCGATATTCCGCTCCCAGACCCGTGTGAACAAATCGGTCATCACGACTGGTTGAGTATTATGTAAATTTTTCGCTTTGGGGAAAGCATAGCCGTAGGGATTTTGGAAAACGTCACCCGAAAGCGCGTTTCCCCGGATTTACAAAATCCACTATACTACTCTAGGATTCAGATCTGTCTGGAACATCGACACGGTAACCTGTAGTGTAGTAACAATGACAAAAGTTTTGCGTGTTGAGAGGAGACGTGGCCACGCAAAGCCTTGTCAAGGAGTCGAGATTAATCTTAGAACTCACTTGGCTGACGGGCTGGCTGGCGGGCTAAACTCTGACTGCTGGGGTGAGGTCTGGTGGAGGGTTTCGAAGCCCCAGGATTGTTGAGAAAAGCTCCACCCAACACGAGAATCCTTCAAAAACTCGAGATATCGGAGGCGCGTggccaagaaaaaaaaaaaaaaaaagcaggAAGGCTGGGAGTCAGGATGGAAATTATGGCACAACAACAGGATGATTTCATAACCATGGGTGTTCTCTTGTTTTTTGGGCAAGGTATGTTCAGcgaatattatacctatagaGTTCTTTAGAGTATAGGTAGCATCTATCGATATTCCTGTGCCCATCGTCTCTATTGCCGGTCACCCGCACTAAACAATGATTTGTAAACATATTCCGGTcattaggtacctaggttacCTGTCCCGTCCGTCCCAATTCCGTTCAGTCCAGTCCCCCAGTGCGTTGGATCGTacgtccatccatcatccatcccatcctatCTTTGCGTCGTTCGTATAGTTGCCATGTCCCATGACTTTCCCATATAATACATGCATGCATAAAacgttaaaaaaaaaagtggtGCACGCATCCAAACCACCAAACAAAAACCTGGAAAAAGCACTACCAATGCAGCAGCGCACCGCGACCACACCACGGTTTCAACTCCGCGCTGGTTTGCTTTGTGCCAAATCCTGAAACTCCGAAAATAGAAATACTCAAAACATTTCCCCAGGCCGGCAAGTCTGAGGGGGTATACAAAAGGGGCAATCGCGGGTGAAGACAGACGTCAATCACTGCgcaactttaattaaatcatccaaaaaaaaacaacagGATCATAAGCGTGCGTTGGGCCTGATTAAGCCAAGGGAGCACAGCTATAAGGCTTCGAAACCTTGCCATGGTCGTAACGGTCCATCTGAGAAGCAAGTTAGCATTTGTGTGCAAAGAGTAAACAGAAAAGCGGGCCAAACTTACAATGTCCTGAATAGCGGCGTAGGTACCAATACCAAGAATGCCCATGCCGATGACGAAGCAGAGCATGTTGAGGGCATCCAAGAAGTACTTCTTGCCCTGGCTCTTGGCATCGTTCCTGGTGATCTTGAAATACATCAAGGCAGGGAAATAGAAGCTAAAACCGGAAATGAAGAGAGCCGAGCAGATGGCCAACAGATCAGAGAAGAAAGGGATGGCCTCAGCAATAACCCAGGCAATGAGGGTAATGCCAAAGTCAAAACCAAGCCAAACCATCCAACCCGCTGGGGTGTTGACATAGCGAATGACGTTGTTGGGCCAGATGCGCTCAATCAGATACCTGCTGACGACAACAGTGTTGATACTGCCagagatgaagatgacgggGAGGGCAATGCCGAAAGCAACCTTGGCGAGAAGAGGGCCAGCAGAGAGCAAGGCAGGAGACTGGACCTCGGGGCCGACGAAAGCGTAAACGACGCCACCAGTAACGGTGTAGATGAAGATTTCAATCAAGCCGAGAGCAACGATGGACTTCTTGTAGTCGGAGGGGGTGTGCATCTCATCCATAAAGCTGAACTGGCACATGGCGAAGCTGTAGGCGAAAACGATGTTGCTGACAGCAATGAAGCCCTCAGCAAGGCTAAGGTCCTCCTTGGGCCAGCAAGACCAGGGAACAGCAGCGAGACCACCCTCCTGGTGGCTCGAGCGAATGCCAGTAGCAATcatggtgatgaggatggcggCGCAGATGGAGACGAAATCGATGTATCCAAGGATGGCAACCTCGGCGAAACTGGGAGGAAtggcaaggaggaagagaatgATGGCGGAGACAATGCCGAAGACGAGAGAGCAGGTACCGTTGCCGTTATCCGTGATGGTGCCCCACATGATGGTGCCAGTGAGGACGTGGGAGCCGACGATGAAGATCAGTTGCAGAACAAACATGAAGCTGATGATTTCATATCCCCATCTTCCAAACATGACACGACCAACGTCGGCATAGTGGGCGATTTCAGGGTGCTTGAGCTTGGTTTGTCCGATAACGTGAGCCGTGTAGATGCAGATGAGTCCCATGCCGACAGAGAGAATAACACCAGGCACCATGCCAAGGGTAGCGAAGGCGCCGGGAAGCGAGAGAGAGCCGAGGGCAATGGCctcgacgatgaggacgacCGTCAGACGTTTCCAGCCGAGACGGTGGAACTTGGCATGGCCCTCCTGGGCCTCAGGCTCCTTGTCCATGATGCCGCCGCCCAAGCCGCGGACCTCGCCAACATGCTCATCGTTTGACTCTGGGTACGGCATGATGGCGTTTGGGTCATTCTTTTTTGTCTCGTATTGCGAGTCCATGTTGGGTGGTAAAGAGGCCTTGTTGAAGGCCTTTGTCGACAGTGGCTTGATTTTCGCTTCTCAAGCTGTTTGGATGGCtaaagagggagggaaagagaaaatgCTGTCTGGGGGCCCAGGCAGGAATAAATATGGATGGGGGTACGGACAATAAGCGAAAAGACCAACAGACGATCCAAGGTCTGAGAGACAGGATGAACTGCGGGGGACCGGGGCAGATTAAGTActgaagaagagggatgGAGAAGGCGGGTGCCAGATGAGACAGGTACTTGCGAGGTACGTGAGAGGGAAGAGCGACATATAAGCACGCCGCGTTGGGATGCGCTTGGGGCGAGGCGGATCTCGTGCAGACGACGCACTAGCAGTTGCAACCTGGAAGTTGACGAGTCAGGGACAATCCGATGGAGCCTCTCCATCTGGCCTACTAATTGGAATGCGTACACGTAGTGTACACTGCACAATCTGGTCGCCGCCGCACTCCGGAATTGCCGAAAAGGATCATCCTCGAATACCTTTCTCCAAACGACCAGCGATCTCGGCGAATGAAAAGACAGCAAAAACCAGGTACACCTTGCACTTGCTGTCttgccttgcccttgccctggAGCTGTCCACTTCCTCACTGCTCTTGCCAGaactgctcctgctgctctGAGACTGCACTGGCAGACTGGCGATTGCTTCTCTTTTCTGACCTTTGCCGGACGCTCCTGCTACCTCATTATCTAGCGGATGATCCGAACTGGCAGCCAGCATTGCTCTGCCAGCTTCTTGGACATACATCATATGTACAGACTGCAGTGCGTTGGACAATTAAGCTTGATAAAGCATGCCCTTCGGACCTCACCATAGCACAGACAACAAGGCCAAACCAACTCAAGCCTTGACTGCGACTGATAGAGTACATAATGCGTACGATATGCGTATAATAGCTGACCACGTGCTGACCTCTGCAGGCCGGTGGTTCTAGACAGGGCTTGTGAtgatgctggtggtgaagCTGTGTTCTGGTCGCCTGGGCAAAGGCGAACCCAGGATACCAGATCCAGCTGCTCGGTCACTCGAAGAGGCAGGTGGGCGCGTGGGATGCTCGAGGAAGCTGGCCGGCTTGAGGCTTCCCGGACAATAACCATTCTATTAGTCATGACGGTGGACCTCTTGGGGAAGTCTGACAAGGAAGTGGTGAGAAATCGAATGGGAGGTGAGAGCAAGCGGAACCAGCACCCACTCGTCAGCAGTGGATGCAACAGTCGACCCGCGATGGTGGCAAAGAGAGCAAAGCCCGACCGGGATTACAACTGGAGACCCGGAGAGAAGCCCACTTGGTGCGCGAGGTGGATGAAGCGAGTGGAACGTGAAAGCCCAACAGACAACCTTAAAGTAGCGCCGGCATTGCTCCAGCTCcacgactttttttttctccccatGTCCGCGCTACATATCTCGAGAAGGCGATTGGAGAATGGCTGTTTTGCCTGTTGTGCGTGGACCATGTCCGGCCGATGTACCTTCTGAGTACACCATTTTCACCACCCGAGAACCATCGCATTGCGTGGTGGCAGGGAGGGCGACGAGGGTCCGCGGCGGAGCGGTGGACTCTTTTCTCGGAGGGGCAGATAGCGCTGCAGGGACCATTAGTAAAAGCTGCACATAATTCCATGCCGTCAGCTACTTTGTTATCgttgcaagtggaagctcccGTCCAACGCGATCTTGAATGGTGCGGGCTTTTCCTGGCTGTGCCTGGCAGCGTTTCTGTGAGCAATGAACACAGTTAGGTTTGGTTTTAGAATTGTTCCAAATGTTCGACGAGTGGGTGTCTGCACGAGATTTTAGGGTTTGGGGCACGCTAGAGGAGCTTTATGACGACATGAATTGTGGGGAATGTGTCGGGGTCAGGGCCAGCCAGCTGtccttcaccaccaaaccTCGACGACGTTCTGACTGGTGTGTCCTGTGAGTGGTTGACCTAGATGTTGAGACCTGGGAACACTGTGCTCGCCTTCAAGAGACAGGAATCAATGACGGAGCATAAAGTACTCTGTACATTGATAGGGTCTCCTGATGAAACTGAATTGCCTTCGCTAATGACCCGAGCCAGTGTGCAGATCTGGGGCAAGCAACACACGCCCGAGTCCCAGAGCGTCGCCGGCGGTGCATCTCGTTCCTGGGATCAGACGCAGCACAGCTTCATCCTTGCCCAATTCACCAATCTTCACCATTGGGTCGTTCTCAAAGACGACAAAACCTTGAGGCACCGTGATATCAACATGTAGCGACCCGTCTGCGGCGTGTCGTTCCAGGCTTAGTGGGATCGTATAGGACGCAATACAAAAGATGGTACTGTCTGTTGGATGACGACGGGAGGTGATGAGGCATGCAACTTGACTTCGGGAACTTTGGATGCGGTGCACTTGGGGATAGTATCATGATGCACACGTGCCCAGATGAGAGGACGTTATCCGTCATTCGTGCCCAGGAATGCGGCTGATTCCAGATCGTGGGGGATAGCGGTTTGTCTACCAGATTGGCTACCGTGTAACCCAGCTACTGTACGTGCGTACTTCTAGAATGCGACACGCGTTTGAATGGTGCATCTGGGCTGACGCATCAAGGATTCCATTTCAGGAAGGCCAAGCTACTACTGCACGAACCAACAAATCCTCCGATATCTTCATGTTCCAGAGGTTTGTAGATGCGTCCAGTCCTCACTTTCTTGATGACTCCTTCTGCTTTTCCGGTTCTAGATCCATACAGGTCGACCCAAGTGATGCCTGTTCCATGGTGTCGTGGATCTGGGGTACTGGGGTTAGAGAATGGACGTCTGTCACGTGTGCATTCTCTCCAAGGTCCAGGTTGAACCCCAGACCATCCAATATGTACATCAGTTTAGACCGGTACCTAGCATAGACATTACACCACGGCAAAGCTAGGGAACCATCTGTTGGAGAGATTCGAGGGGCACGAACAAAGTTTGTGGGTGGAACTAGGTTGGACGAACCGGTCAATGCGTTATCCCAATAGTAGCGTCGTCGGCACAATAGCCTCTGCGAGTTCGGCATCCACCGCGGCTTGTACCTGCAAGATAACCCGACATTGAGCGAACTATCTGGATCTCACAGACGATTGCAATAATATGGCCTAGACTAATGTAGAAACGTTTGACCATCAACGCACTTGGATGCTCAGCAGTCCTGGAAACCACTAAGATAACGGCTGCCGTGCCAAGAGAGTCATGGATCGGATCTTTGTAAGCAAGGGCCCGCTCCGCTCCGCTCGCTAGTTCGCCGAACGATACCTTAAGTCTCTCATGTGGGGAGAATCGAAAGAAGCCCGCCATGACCCCCACTGCTTTGCTACCTTACTCTGACCGGTATCGGAAATGGTGGATCTCTTCTCAAGTTTGCAAGCGAAGCCGAGCGGGTGGACGAGAGGtacacactacactacacacacTAGTGGACTTGGCTGGGTTGTTCCGATGGCTTCTTTCCGGCTTCTTTTGCTGTGCCTTTGTGGCTCGTTCTGAAATGGTCTGGATTTTGAGTTTCGATGGGTATTGATCAGACCAGCCGAATCTCGACCTGCCGTGTTAGTGGCGGGTCTGTAATGGTATGGATCATTGGGTTCTGTTGGTAAACCATCTCAAACTATGGTCATCGGCTTtggtttggggggggggggaaggaggtggtgaagaCTGGATCGTTGGGTGGTTGGAGTTTTCGGATTGTGGACTGGAAGGCCCCAACACCCAGA belongs to Neurospora crassa OR74A linkage group IV, whole genome shotgun sequence and includes:
- a CDS encoding metallopeptidase MepB, with product MTGMYDNPPQPPGLRNHTPESVTAAFEAWADKHRAALDAIVADVNLSDPQTVTFENVMRPQLEFENQKFSHNLRFYQHVSENSDLRETTRKMAKWYDNIWTDMNMRGDVFRAREVLYHKSGLAASRKQNSARYITEDIAKNAGFEDAESAIALEEEWKEAIRLGLGLPSKPQRDRFNQIQKRVEAIKSEFKNHHASDKGCNWFTPAELDGMDNDIIDQLAKGTGENEGRLKVTFDPSHYDIFLRDVKNSEARKRMWTAMENKCPENVPLFKEAMLLRDEAARLLGYPDHATLRIESRMAKTPRAVNNLLNDLRTRLAPLATKELNQLLQTKKKDCETRNLPFDGSFYHWDWAFYASQISKQEHDLDNKKVAEYFPIDSAITGMLRLFGVLFGIVFVRLTAEDLERISPTGVADDVMYHRDTIMFSVWNDESEGNDFLGYLYIDAHPREGKYRHVANFPLELGHQRTDGTRFYPSTAIVCNFPAPTKDKPSLLDHEHIVDLFHELGHGIHSLVSRTRFSRHHGTAGKRDFVEAPSQMLEHWTWRAEYIKRISKHYLTGEQMSDDMAERIAASRHFLQALRNLWQLSSAIFDMEVHSPKSRAALENMDFTKRYNELRNELTGMKGPEAIGEPM
- the mtr gene encoding neutral amino acid permease, which encodes MDSQYETKKNDPNAIMPYPESNDEHVGEVRGLGGGIMDKEPEAQEGHAKFHRLGWKRLTVVLIVEAIALGSLSLPGAFATLGMVPGVILSVGMGLICIYTAHVIGQTKLKHPEIAHYADVGRVMFGRWGYEIISFMFVLQLIFIVGSHVLTGTIMWGTITDNGNGTCSLVFGIVSAIILFLLAIPPSFAEVAILGYIDFVSICAAILITMIATGIRSSHQEGGLAAVPWSCWPKEDLSLAEGFIAVSNIVFAYSFAMCQFSFMDEMHTPSDYKKSIVALGLIEIFIYTVTGGVVYAFVGPEVQSPALLSAGPLLAKVAFGIALPVIFISGSINTVVVSRYLIERIWPNNVIRYVNTPAGWMVWLGFDFGITLIAWVIAEAIPFFSDLLAICSALFISGFSFYFPALMYFKITRNDAKSQGKKYFLDALNMLCFVIGMGILGIGTYAAIQDIMDRYDHGKVSKPYSCAPLA